In Luteitalea sp. TBR-22, one genomic interval encodes:
- a CDS encoding response regulator transcription factor, with amino-acid sequence MAHVLVVDDEAHIGELVSLHLSFEGHTSDRFLDGRAALEAAKTQAYDLFIVDVMLPGIDGVALCRALRQHPSTRKAPILLLTARRDETDKVLGLDSGADDYLTKPFGVRELMARVRALLRRASTGAPANGDEPATDVIRRDGLEIDPSRHQVTVDGRVVETTAHEFAVLKVLAANPGIVFSREAIIRRAWGPGTHVTERSVDTIVKRLRQKIEADPAEPTRVLTVWGVGYKFRDVATP; translated from the coding sequence ATGGCGCATGTGCTGGTCGTCGACGACGAGGCCCACATCGGTGAACTGGTGTCGCTGCACCTCTCGTTCGAAGGGCACACGAGCGACAGGTTCCTCGACGGGCGCGCGGCGCTCGAGGCCGCGAAGACCCAGGCCTACGACCTGTTCATCGTCGACGTGATGCTGCCCGGCATCGACGGCGTGGCGCTGTGCCGCGCCCTGCGCCAGCACCCGTCGACCCGGAAGGCCCCCATCCTCCTGCTGACCGCCCGCCGCGACGAGACCGACAAGGTGCTCGGCCTCGACAGCGGCGCCGACGACTACCTGACCAAGCCGTTCGGCGTCCGTGAGCTCATGGCGCGGGTGCGTGCGCTGCTGCGCCGTGCCTCCACCGGCGCGCCGGCCAACGGCGACGAGCCCGCCACCGACGTGATTCGCCGCGACGGACTCGAGATCGACCCCTCGCGGCATCAGGTCACCGTCGACGGCCGGGTCGTCGAGACCACCGCGCACGAGTTCGCCGTCCTCAAGGTGCTCGCCGCCAACCCCGGCATCGTCTTCTCGCGGGAGGCCATCATCAGGCGCGCCTGGGGGCCGGGGACGCACGTCACCGAGCGCAGCGTCGACACGATCGTCAAGCGCCTGAGGCAGAAGATCGAAGCCGATCCCGCCGAGCCCACCCGCGTCCTCACCGTGTGGGGCGTCGGATACAAGTTCCGCGACGTCGCGACGCCATGA
- a CDS encoding cell wall metabolism sensor histidine kinase WalK, with product MSDGDRWVRSLYWRIALACLGLLAAGLAVQMAFVVAQLSRPEGLHARITAQQLAETIARDLSEALEVDPAADVPQVLARYLDTPLPAFFVTPGGRVRGPDGVTVPDDEAALVASAATTPDDGRQRPVGIARVEVLGELEGRVVVLPRRPGLAVLRDLGPMALAGAAMTAIGVAALLAWLAFAPAHRRLQALESAAVRLGQGDLSARAPEEGADEISRVARAFNQTADALATQIQRVTSEQEIRRQLLADVSHELHTPLTTIRGYVETLQMRDLPISEDDRARYLAVVDDEAIRLERLIGDLLDLAKMEAGGLGLRPERAPLSFLWSRLRDRHGPSATAVGVTLAFEPTTLEVTADIGRLEQALSNLVANALRFTPEGGQVHVTASLVPEGLCLEVRDTGVGLPPESQARVFDRFFKQDGSRSRGGTGLGLSIVRAIAEAHGGTATVSSTPGEGSTFRVVLPQ from the coding sequence ATGAGCGACGGCGATCGGTGGGTGCGGTCGCTCTATTGGCGCATCGCGCTCGCCTGTCTCGGCCTGCTCGCGGCGGGCCTCGCGGTGCAGATGGCCTTCGTGGTCGCGCAGTTGTCGCGTCCGGAAGGCCTGCACGCGCGCATCACGGCCCAGCAACTGGCCGAGACCATCGCCCGCGACCTCTCGGAGGCCCTGGAGGTGGACCCCGCCGCCGACGTGCCGCAGGTGCTGGCCCGCTATCTCGACACACCGCTGCCGGCGTTCTTCGTGACGCCGGGCGGGCGCGTCCGTGGCCCGGACGGCGTCACCGTTCCCGACGACGAGGCTGCCCTGGTCGCCTCGGCCGCCACCACTCCCGACGATGGCCGCCAGCGACCGGTGGGGATCGCGCGTGTCGAGGTCCTCGGTGAACTCGAGGGGCGTGTGGTGGTCCTGCCGCGTCGTCCAGGGCTGGCGGTGCTGCGCGACCTCGGCCCGATGGCGCTGGCAGGCGCGGCCATGACGGCCATCGGCGTCGCCGCGCTGCTGGCGTGGCTCGCCTTCGCACCGGCGCATCGCCGCCTGCAGGCGCTCGAGTCGGCGGCCGTCCGCCTCGGCCAGGGTGACCTGTCGGCGCGCGCCCCGGAGGAAGGCGCCGACGAGATCAGCCGCGTCGCCCGCGCCTTCAACCAGACCGCCGACGCGCTCGCGACGCAGATCCAGCGCGTCACGTCGGAGCAGGAAATCCGTCGGCAACTGCTGGCCGACGTCTCGCACGAGCTGCACACGCCGCTGACGACCATCCGCGGGTACGTGGAGACGTTGCAGATGCGCGACCTGCCGATCAGCGAGGACGACCGCGCACGCTATCTCGCCGTGGTGGACGACGAGGCGATCAGGCTGGAGCGACTCATCGGCGACCTGCTCGACCTGGCCAAGATGGAGGCGGGGGGCCTGGGCCTTCGCCCCGAGCGCGCGCCCCTGTCGTTCCTGTGGTCGCGCCTGCGTGACCGGCACGGGCCCTCGGCAACTGCCGTCGGCGTCACGCTGGCCTTCGAGCCCACGACCCTGGAAGTGACCGCCGACATCGGGCGACTGGAGCAGGCGTTGTCCAACCTCGTGGCCAATGCGCTGCGGTTCACGCCCGAGGGTGGCCAGGTGCACGTCACGGCGTCACTGGTGCCCGAGGGGCTGTGCCTCGAGGTGCGCGACACGGGCGTGGGGTTGCCCCCCGAGAGTCAGGCGCGCGTGTTCGACAGGTTCTTCAAGCAGGACGGCTCGCGCAGCCGTGGGGGCACCGGCCTCGGGCTGTCGATCGTCCGCGCGATCGCCGAGGCCCACGGCGGCACTGCCACCGTGTCGAGCACACCGGGGGAGGGCAGCACGTTCAGGGTCGTGCTTCCTCAGTAA
- a CDS encoding Spy/CpxP family protein refolding chaperone, which produces MRAMTKTLMAGAMALTLGLAGAATAQPAPGGPGGPEGPGRHGRGPGGPMMGGPLGGLLGLHPELPLPALNLTDAQEEQVRAIMQGHRDEGRALMQKAQAAMDALRTSTTGTVDEGAAAQQGQALGAVIAEAAVLRSKVRNEVWAILTPEQQAEATKINAERQARQAQFRQRMEQRKPKG; this is translated from the coding sequence ATGCGTGCGATGACGAAGACGCTGATGGCCGGCGCGATGGCCCTGACGCTCGGCCTGGCTGGCGCGGCGACGGCTCAACCGGCGCCTGGTGGCCCGGGGGGGCCTGAGGGGCCGGGCCGGCATGGACGCGGCCCCGGTGGCCCGATGATGGGCGGCCCGCTGGGTGGCCTGTTGGGCCTGCACCCGGAACTGCCGCTGCCGGCGCTCAACCTGACCGATGCGCAGGAAGAGCAGGTGCGGGCCATCATGCAGGGCCACCGCGACGAGGGCCGGGCGTTGATGCAGAAGGCTCAGGCGGCGATGGACGCCCTGCGGACGTCGACGACCGGCACGGTGGATGAGGGCGCGGCGGCGCAGCAGGGTCAGGCGCTCGGCGCGGTCATCGCCGAGGCAGCGGTGCTGCGCAGCAAGGTGCGCAACGAGGTGTGGGCGATCCTCACGCCGGAGCAGCAGGCCGAGGCCACCAAGATCAACGCCGAGCGGCAGGCCCGCCAGGCTCAGTTCCGTCAGCGGATGGAACAGCGCAAGCCCAAGGGGTAG
- the pcnB gene encoding polynucleotide adenylyltransferase PcnB has translation MVTPIVVPRSEHGLSRQDIDPDALRVLYRLHASGFEAYLVGGSVRDLLLHRRPKDFDIGTSAHPHEVKRLFRNCWIIGRRFRLAHVRFGPKTIEVATFRRQVSLAQEPQEQHFRSDHPDESELPVVADPSVDVTAEQIDRPIQRDNEYGTPEEDAFRRDFTVNALFYDIGSFSIIDYTGGLQDLEQRLIRCIGDPDVRFVEDPVRMLRALVLAARLDFAVDGAVMDAIERKATLIAEASSARLLEEYYKILRSGHARACFDHLADSGLLEHMSPELLNDDGPLTEAFEAVDAYRRRFDDAPDTLTNPILAGTLLLPLGLLRDEGHRYRYADDDWEREAPHMLGRMQVARKDIEKLRHMMALQKRLLDIDAPQKAQRALMQRGAFRDALTWLDIHGERPKVVEHWETLLREDPPPPPTAEEEAERRRRRRPRRRRGGFNR, from the coding sequence GTGGTCACTCCAATCGTCGTCCCGCGGAGCGAGCATGGGCTCTCTCGCCAGGACATCGACCCCGACGCTCTCCGCGTCCTCTATCGCCTGCACGCCTCCGGGTTCGAGGCTTACCTCGTAGGGGGCAGCGTACGCGATCTGCTGCTCCATCGTCGCCCGAAGGACTTCGACATCGGGACGAGCGCTCACCCGCACGAGGTCAAGCGACTCTTCCGTAACTGCTGGATCATCGGGCGACGGTTCCGCCTCGCGCACGTCCGCTTCGGGCCGAAGACGATCGAGGTGGCGACGTTCAGGCGACAGGTGAGTCTCGCGCAGGAGCCGCAGGAACAGCACTTCCGTTCCGACCATCCCGACGAGAGCGAACTGCCGGTCGTGGCCGATCCGTCGGTAGATGTCACCGCCGAGCAGATCGACCGCCCGATCCAGCGCGACAACGAATACGGCACGCCGGAGGAGGACGCGTTCCGCCGCGACTTCACGGTGAACGCGCTGTTCTACGACATCGGGTCGTTCTCGATCATCGACTACACGGGCGGCTTGCAGGATCTCGAGCAACGCCTCATCCGCTGCATCGGCGACCCCGACGTGCGGTTCGTCGAGGACCCGGTGCGCATGCTGCGCGCGCTGGTCCTTGCCGCGCGGCTCGACTTCGCGGTCGACGGCGCGGTGATGGACGCCATCGAGCGCAAGGCGACCCTGATCGCCGAGGCATCGTCGGCGCGCCTGCTCGAGGAGTACTACAAGATCCTGCGCAGCGGCCACGCGCGCGCCTGCTTCGATCACCTCGCCGACAGCGGCCTGCTCGAGCACATGTCGCCGGAGCTGCTCAACGACGATGGCCCGCTGACCGAGGCCTTCGAGGCCGTCGACGCCTATCGCCGGCGCTTCGACGACGCGCCGGACACGCTGACCAACCCGATCCTCGCCGGCACGCTGCTGCTCCCCCTGGGGTTGCTGCGCGACGAGGGCCACCGCTACCGCTACGCCGACGACGACTGGGAGCGCGAGGCGCCCCACATGCTGGGCCGGATGCAGGTGGCCCGCAAGGACATCGAGAAGCTGCGGCACATGATGGCGCTGCAGAAGCGCCTGCTCGACATCGACGCGCCGCAGAAGGCGCAGCGCGCGCTGATGCAGCGCGGCGCCTTCCGCGACGCGCTGACGTGGCTCGACATCCACGGCGAGCGCCCGAAGGTCGTGGAGCACTGGGAGACGCTGCTGCGCGAGGATCCGCCGCCACCGCCAACGGCCGAGGAAGAGGCCGAGCGTCGGCGTCGCCGCAGGCCGCGACGCCGGCGTGGTGGCTTCAATCGGTAA
- the polA gene encoding DNA polymerase I, with protein MPERPILFLIDGNNQMYRAYHAIRGLTGPDGKSTNAVYGFVTMLRKLIADHQPAYIAAAFDLAGPTFRSAMQADYKANRSPMPPDLVEQVPLVHQACEAMGVPVLTHADYEADDVIATLATRAVAHGFDAAIVTGDKDFFQMVDGHVRVYNPRDEGTWYDATGVVEKFGVRPDQVVDVLALMGDAIDNVKGVPGIGEKGARELIAQHGTLDALLEAAPTLPGKRYREALTNHAEDARLSREMVRLHCDVPVADDIAGLRYSGPDQPRCYELFSRLGFKSLVTAFAPTAADVVRAFSTCGDAEDLRELADHIRAAGRCAVYLVTDQRPALQADLVGIAIGTGEGRAAYVPLGHTSLDACPNLSAQALRDVIGPLLADPAIAKTGHDIKAMRLVLERHGLALDGVRDDVMLASYVLDASTAAHALEPLALERLGYKAMDSETLRGKGVKALPVSQVAVEAMTTWACERADLGVQLTRDLREALDAEQLTGIYEDFELALLPALCAIEQAGIRVDTQVLAGLSTRMDAELETRSARIFALAGTTFNINSPKQLGEVLFEKMQLPVLKRTGKERTASTAAEVLDELALTHDIAREILDWRAMMKLKGTYVDALPHLVHPKTGRVHTTFNQAVAATGRLSSSDPNLQNIPIRTELGREIRGAFVAEPGHVLISADYSQIELRVLAHMAQEQSLIDAFRRGDDIHDQTSARVFGTDSGLSAHELRRRAKIINYALLYGKTAFTLAKDIGVTQQAAQAFIDAYFAGYPSVRQFIDETIARARDTGVVSTLFGRRRRVPELTSRNGQIRAAAERVTVNLPIQGTAADILKRAMIDLHTAQASVPGLRMILTVHDELVFEAPEDRAEEAAALVKHHMEHAVTLDVPLDVDVGVGRTWNDAKA; from the coding sequence GTGCCCGAACGTCCGATCCTGTTCCTCATCGACGGCAACAACCAGATGTACCGCGCGTATCACGCCATCCGCGGACTGACGGGGCCGGACGGCAAGTCGACCAACGCGGTCTACGGGTTCGTGACGATGCTGCGCAAGCTGATCGCGGACCACCAGCCGGCATACATCGCGGCCGCCTTCGACCTGGCGGGCCCCACCTTCCGCTCGGCCATGCAGGCCGACTACAAGGCCAACCGGTCCCCCATGCCGCCTGACCTGGTCGAGCAGGTGCCACTGGTCCACCAGGCCTGCGAAGCCATGGGCGTGCCCGTCCTGACGCACGCCGACTACGAGGCCGACGACGTCATCGCGACCCTGGCCACGCGCGCCGTCGCCCACGGGTTCGACGCCGCCATCGTCACCGGCGACAAGGACTTCTTCCAGATGGTCGACGGCCACGTGCGCGTGTACAACCCGCGCGACGAGGGCACGTGGTACGACGCGACCGGGGTCGTCGAGAAGTTCGGCGTCCGGCCCGACCAGGTCGTCGACGTGCTGGCGCTGATGGGCGACGCCATCGACAACGTGAAGGGCGTGCCCGGCATCGGCGAGAAGGGGGCCCGGGAGCTGATCGCGCAGCACGGCACCCTCGATGCACTGCTCGAGGCCGCGCCGACGCTGCCAGGCAAGCGCTACCGCGAAGCGCTGACCAACCATGCCGAGGACGCCCGCCTGAGCCGCGAGATGGTGCGTCTGCACTGCGACGTGCCGGTGGCCGACGACATCGCCGGATTGCGCTACTCGGGCCCGGACCAGCCGCGCTGCTACGAGCTGTTCAGCCGCCTGGGCTTCAAGTCGCTCGTCACCGCCTTCGCGCCGACGGCAGCCGACGTGGTGCGCGCCTTCAGCACCTGTGGCGACGCCGAGGACCTCCGCGAGCTGGCCGACCACATCCGGGCGGCGGGCCGCTGCGCCGTGTACCTGGTGACCGACCAACGCCCCGCGCTGCAGGCCGACCTGGTGGGCATCGCGATCGGCACGGGTGAGGGTCGCGCCGCCTACGTGCCGCTCGGCCACACCTCCCTCGACGCCTGCCCGAACCTGTCGGCGCAGGCGCTGCGCGACGTCATCGGGCCGCTGCTCGCCGATCCCGCCATCGCCAAGACCGGCCACGACATCAAGGCGATGCGCCTGGTGCTCGAGCGCCATGGGCTCGCGCTGGACGGCGTGCGCGACGACGTGATGCTGGCCAGCTACGTCCTCGACGCCTCGACCGCCGCCCACGCGCTCGAACCCCTCGCCCTCGAGCGGCTCGGCTACAAGGCGATGGACTCGGAGACCCTGCGCGGCAAGGGCGTGAAGGCGCTGCCGGTGTCGCAGGTGGCCGTGGAGGCGATGACCACCTGGGCCTGCGAGCGCGCCGACCTCGGCGTGCAACTCACCCGCGACCTGCGCGAGGCGCTCGACGCCGAGCAGCTCACCGGCATCTACGAGGACTTCGAGCTCGCCTTGCTGCCGGCGCTGTGCGCCATCGAGCAGGCGGGCATCCGGGTCGACACGCAGGTGCTCGCCGGCCTGTCGACGCGCATGGACGCCGAACTGGAGACGCGGTCGGCGCGCATCTTCGCGCTCGCCGGGACGACGTTCAACATCAACTCGCCCAAGCAGCTGGGCGAGGTGCTGTTCGAGAAGATGCAGCTGCCGGTGCTCAAGCGCACGGGCAAGGAGCGCACGGCGTCGACGGCGGCCGAGGTCCTCGACGAACTCGCCCTGACCCACGACATCGCCCGCGAGATTCTCGACTGGCGCGCGATGATGAAGCTGAAGGGCACGTACGTCGACGCGCTGCCCCACCTGGTGCACCCGAAGACGGGCCGCGTGCACACGACCTTCAACCAGGCCGTCGCGGCCACCGGTCGCCTGAGCAGCAGCGACCCCAACCTCCAGAACATCCCGATCCGCACCGAGCTCGGTCGCGAGATCCGCGGCGCGTTCGTCGCCGAGCCCGGGCACGTGCTGATCTCGGCCGACTACTCGCAGATCGAGTTGCGGGTGCTCGCCCACATGGCGCAGGAACAGAGCCTGATCGACGCCTTCCGGCGTGGCGACGACATCCACGACCAGACGTCGGCGCGCGTGTTCGGGACCGACAGCGGCCTGAGCGCCCACGAGCTGCGCCGGCGCGCCAAGATCATCAATTACGCGCTGCTCTACGGCAAGACCGCGTTCACGCTCGCCAAGGACATCGGCGTCACCCAGCAGGCCGCGCAGGCCTTCATCGACGCCTACTTCGCCGGCTACCCGTCGGTGCGACAGTTCATCGACGAGACGATTGCCAGGGCGCGCGACACGGGCGTGGTGAGCACGCTCTTCGGCCGGCGGCGGCGCGTCCCCGAGCTGACGAGCCGCAACGGCCAGATCCGCGCCGCCGCCGAGCGCGTCACGGTCAACCTGCCCATCCAGGGCACTGCCGCCGACATCCTCAAGCGCGCCATGATCGACCTGCACACGGCGCAGGCGTCGGTCCCGGGGCTCCGGATGATCCTGACCGTGCACGACGAGCTCGTGTTCGAGGCGCCCGAGGACCGGGCCGAGGAGGCCGCGGCGCTCGTGAAGCACCACATGGAGCACGCCGTCACGCTCGACGTGCCGCTCGACGTCGACGTGGGCGTGGGACGGACATGGAACGACGCCAAGGCCTGA
- a CDS encoding BON domain-containing protein, translated as MTVTRLLTAGLLALTLAASARAEDVVERKDFQIFQGVARQVQQYVNFTVFDSVNASVQDGVVTLTGKVTMPYKVQDLTRRVSRVEGVRKIDNQIQVLPVSRFDDELRLRIARAIYGNPSFWQYASMANPPIHIVVEQGRVKLEGTVNSHVERMLAQSLAIGYGEFSVENRLKTDAEVEAELERID; from the coding sequence ATGACCGTCACTCGACTTCTCACCGCCGGCCTGCTCGCCCTCACTCTCGCCGCCAGCGCGCGCGCCGAAGACGTGGTCGAGCGCAAGGACTTCCAGATCTTCCAGGGCGTTGCTCGCCAGGTGCAGCAGTACGTCAACTTCACCGTGTTCGACAGCGTCAACGCCTCGGTGCAGGACGGCGTGGTGACGCTCACCGGCAAGGTGACCATGCCCTACAAGGTGCAGGACCTGACGCGCCGCGTGTCGCGCGTCGAGGGTGTCCGCAAGATCGACAACCAGATCCAGGTGCTCCCGGTGTCGCGGTTCGACGACGAGCTGCGGCTGCGGATCGCCCGCGCCATCTACGGCAACCCGTCGTTCTGGCAGTACGCGTCGATGGCCAACCCGCCGATCCACATCGTGGTCGAGCAGGGGCGCGTGAAGCTCGAGGGCACGGTGAACAGCCACGTCGAGCGGATGCTCGCGCAGTCGCTGGCCATCGGCTACGGCGAGTTCTCGGTCGAGAACCGCCTGAAGACCGACGCCGAGGTGGAGGCCGAACTCGAACGGATCGACTGA
- a CDS encoding Spy/CpxP family protein refolding chaperone, with protein sequence MRRENVTKRVKCTTAILALTLGVAGAAFAQPPQGGRGSGPGMPPPHGGPDGPGGHEGRGFGPGRPGEGGGRMMGPLGGLLALNPDVPLASLNLTDAQREQVRTILQGRRDEGRALMERARGAMEAMQKATAGTAIDEAAAIERGQALGAVIGEAAVLRARLRNEVLAILTPEQQAEARAMAADRMERQRKGFERMPPPPRPRPDGVPF encoded by the coding sequence ATGCGGCGAGAGAACGTGACCAAGCGCGTGAAGTGCACGACGGCGATCCTGGCGTTGACGCTGGGGGTCGCGGGCGCGGCGTTCGCGCAGCCGCCGCAGGGCGGCCGCGGTTCCGGCCCCGGCATGCCCCCACCGCACGGGGGCCCCGACGGGCCAGGCGGCCACGAAGGTCGTGGATTCGGCCCAGGGCGTCCCGGGGAAGGTGGCGGACGGATGATGGGTCCGCTCGGCGGACTGCTGGCGCTGAACCCCGACGTGCCCCTGGCCAGCCTCAACCTCACGGACGCGCAACGGGAACAGGTGCGGACGATCCTTCAAGGCCGCCGCGACGAGGGGCGCGCCTTGATGGAGCGGGCGCGAGGCGCCATGGAGGCCATGCAGAAGGCCACCGCCGGGACGGCGATCGACGAGGCGGCCGCCATCGAACGCGGTCAGGCGCTCGGAGCAGTGATCGGCGAGGCCGCCGTGCTGCGCGCCCGGCTCAGGAACGAGGTCCTCGCGATCCTCACGCCGGAGCAGCAGGCCGAAGCCAGGGCCATGGCCGCCGACCGCATGGAGCGCCAGCGCAAGGGGTTCGAGCGCATGCCGCCGCCCCCGCGCCCTCGCCCTGACGGCGTGCCGTTCTAG
- a CDS encoding heparinase II/III family protein, with product MERRQGLRSGSIDRRTCLGALAAPVVAATWDAQPGAPERGPRLLFTREELDRVRARASHPQLVRFRDTTLAKAEQYVSAPRLVPSITGRGEPDPPGEDKGLACARALQGRVVTLGMAWELTGEARFLESAIAQLEHAVRSWHIWVDTAHQPPFDLMTGELSLTFALAIDWLLPAVADDRRRPTVDGVVRRALDAFLEAVEREKPPAWHTAQHNWNTVCNGGAAMLALALQPTHADKAARVLARAVPAMERYWDHLGPDGAWDEGTGYWRYGHRYGLMAAEALRRAGHPAGAAVFARSGVRQTGYFPIVFNPGTTLSASFGDSNGRAADAIFYLLGATYRDPAFIWYQDRVPVPRQAEGWPDEALALLWRPVDQPWLPERQRDYLPRVPAAAVFPSIGWALLAPSQPDPAHFLAFKNGSLAANHTHLDLNHVSLAVGDRFLLAELGSRPYPADYFRADKRHGYYEIGTGGHNTVLVGGKGQVHRRKGRLLPLVDRDGVQVLTGVADDTYDVPTPIARRHVIALDERQSFVIVDEIETAEPQPIELRWHTGGTWALGPSGSAVVTNGPVRAAVRTLALSGVPPLEVATPEGWIRPVQVLSARLAASPQHLVVTAIAPGEAEAPSLSLARSRDGRRIQLRVGERQLRFRTTAEGGLQPV from the coding sequence ATGGAACGACGCCAAGGCCTGAGGTCCGGATCGATCGATCGCCGCACGTGCCTCGGTGCGCTGGCCGCGCCGGTGGTCGCCGCCACGTGGGACGCGCAGCCAGGCGCGCCGGAACGTGGCCCCCGCCTGCTGTTCACCCGCGAGGAACTCGATCGCGTCCGCGCCCGCGCCTCGCACCCGCAGCTGGTCCGCTTTCGCGATACCACCCTTGCCAAGGCCGAGCAATACGTGTCGGCGCCGCGGCTCGTGCCATCCATCACCGGGCGTGGCGAGCCCGATCCGCCGGGCGAGGACAAGGGACTCGCCTGCGCTCGCGCCCTCCAGGGCCGGGTGGTCACGCTCGGCATGGCGTGGGAACTGACCGGCGAGGCACGCTTCCTCGAGAGCGCGATCGCCCAACTCGAACACGCTGTCCGCTCCTGGCACATCTGGGTCGACACCGCCCATCAGCCGCCGTTCGACCTGATGACCGGTGAGCTGTCGCTCACCTTTGCGCTCGCCATCGACTGGCTGCTGCCGGCCGTCGCCGACGACCGTCGCAGGCCGACCGTCGACGGCGTCGTGCGGCGCGCGCTCGACGCGTTCCTGGAGGCCGTCGAACGGGAGAAGCCGCCGGCATGGCACACGGCGCAACACAACTGGAACACCGTGTGCAACGGCGGCGCGGCGATGCTGGCGCTCGCGCTGCAGCCGACGCACGCCGACAAGGCGGCGCGCGTGCTCGCCAGGGCCGTGCCGGCGATGGAGCGCTACTGGGATCACCTCGGTCCCGACGGCGCCTGGGACGAGGGGACCGGCTACTGGCGCTACGGCCACCGCTACGGCCTGATGGCCGCCGAGGCGTTGCGTCGGGCAGGACATCCGGCCGGCGCCGCGGTCTTCGCGCGCAGCGGCGTCCGCCAGACCGGCTACTTCCCCATCGTCTTCAATCCGGGGACGACGCTGTCGGCAAGCTTTGGCGACTCGAACGGCCGGGCCGCCGACGCCATCTTCTACCTCCTCGGAGCCACGTACCGCGACCCTGCGTTCATCTGGTACCAGGACCGCGTGCCCGTCCCCCGCCAGGCCGAGGGCTGGCCCGACGAGGCGCTGGCGCTCCTGTGGCGCCCGGTCGATCAACCGTGGCTGCCCGAACGGCAGCGCGACTACCTGCCGCGGGTGCCGGCCGCCGCCGTGTTCCCGAGCATCGGTTGGGCGCTGCTCGCCCCGAGTCAGCCCGATCCCGCGCACTTCCTGGCGTTCAAGAACGGCTCGCTCGCAGCCAACCACACGCACCTCGATCTCAACCACGTGAGCCTTGCCGTCGGCGACCGCTTCCTGCTGGCGGAACTGGGCAGCCGGCCATATCCGGCCGACTACTTCCGGGCCGACAAGCGCCATGGCTATTACGAGATCGGCACCGGCGGGCACAACACGGTGCTGGTCGGCGGCAAGGGGCAGGTGCATCGCCGCAAGGGGCGCCTCCTGCCGCTCGTCGATCGGGACGGGGTGCAGGTGCTGACCGGCGTGGCCGACGACACGTACGACGTACCCACGCCGATCGCGCGACGCCATGTCATCGCGCTCGACGAGCGCCAGTCGTTCGTCATCGTCGATGAGATCGAGACGGCGGAGCCCCAGCCGATCGAGTTGCGCTGGCATACGGGCGGCACGTGGGCACTGGGCCCGAGCGGCAGCGCGGTGGTCACCAATGGCCCGGTGCGCGCCGCGGTGCGCACGCTCGCCCTGAGCGGCGTGCCGCCGCTGGAGGTGGCGACCCCAGAGGGGTGGATCCGGCCGGTGCAGGTGTTGAGCGCGCGCCTGGCGGCCTCGCCGCAGCACCTGGTGGTCACCGCCATCGCGCCGGGCGAGGCGGAGGCGCCGTCGCTGTCGCTGGCCCGGAGCCGGGATGGAAGGCGCATCCAGCTGCGCGTGGGCGAGCGTCAGTTGCGGTTCAGGACGACCGCCGAGGGCGGATTGCAACCGGTGTGA